One Aquarana catesbeiana isolate 2022-GZ linkage group LG04, ASM4218655v1, whole genome shotgun sequence genomic region harbors:
- the LOC141138967 gene encoding E3 ubiquitin-protein ligase TRIM39-like, with amino-acid sequence MASSDLREELDCSICLSIYTDPVMLKCGHNFCQDCIDRVFDTQERSGDYSCPQCRVEFQERPSPHKNITLRNITQRFLSSPPEPEKSGISCTYCIHSSVPAVKSCLLCEASLCDDHLRVHSKSPEHVICDPTTTPENRKCSIHKKILEYYCTEDSTCICMSCSLTGEHRGHQVETLQEAFIKKKKTLINNLQKLITKKVKTEERVRSLQKHRGRVQGKVNGETERVTALFRDLRRRLENLEEKVLSEVSRQAEQILSPVNDQIQQLELKMEELSRKMRHLEELCAMTDPLTLLQEPDTGDLCDTEDGDDDDQERHGKLLHGRGDLDVDEVSYVLHTGFPDVITGLIGGIYIQKAVNMKLDEDTAHDFVFISCDKKIASKSGSNQNRPDTEERFVDFYQVLGNQSFSSGRHYWEVDVHHSNNWIIGMCYDCIYRDKDDSIIGRNDVSWGLDRKGKKYIAVHDDHETELSVNTPVKRVRVYLDYEAGQISFYMVDPDRHLYTFTATFTEPLYAVLGVCHSHITLV; translated from the coding sequence atggcgtcctCAGACCTGAGAGAGGAGCTGGATTGTTCCATCTGTCTGAGCATTTATACGGATCCCGTCATGTtgaaatgtggacacaacttctgccaggACTGCATTGACCGTGTGTTTGATACCCAAGAGAGGTCTGGAGATTATTCCTGCCCTCAGTGCAGGGTAGAGTTCCAGGAGAGACCTTCACCGCACAAAAATATCACTCTGCGTAACATCACTCAACGTTTCCTGTCTTCTCCACCAGAACCAGAGAAGTCTGGCATCtcctgtacttactgtattcactccTCTGTACCTGCTGTGAAATCCTGCCTGCTTTGTGAGGCTTCTCTATGTGACGACCAtctgagagtccacagcaagtcaccagaacacgtcaTATGTGACCCCACCACCACTCCAGAGAAcaggaaatgctccatccataagaagatcctggagtattactgcactgaggactctACTTGTATCTGTATGTCCTGCAGTTTAACTGGAGAACATCgaggacaccaggtggagactctACAAGAAGcctttataaagaagaagaagacacTGATAAATAATCTTCAGAAACTCATTACTAAGAAAGTGAAGACAGAAGAAAGAGTCCGGAGTCTGCAGAAACACAGGGGAAGAGTACAAGGAAAAGTGAATGGTGAaacagagagagtcactgccctgttcagagacctcaggagacgtctggaaaaCCTGGAGGAGAAAGTCCTAAGTGAGGTCTCCAGGCAGGCAGAGCAGATCTTAAGCCCAGTTAATGATCAGATCCAGCAGTTGGAATTAAAAATGGAGGAATTGTCCCGGAAGATGCGTCACTTAGAGGAGCTGTGTGCCATGACGGATCCATTGACTCTCCTACAGGAaccagacacaggtgacttgtgtgatactgaggatggagatgatgatgaccaAGAGAGACATGGGAAACTCCTTCATGGTAGAGGGGACCTGGACGTGGATGAGGTCTCGTATGTACTCCACACTGGTTTCCCTGATGTAATAACTGGTTTAATTGGGGGGATCTATATACAGAAAGCTGTAAACATGAAATTGGATGAGGACACGGCTCATGATTTTGTATTTATCTCATGTGATAAGAAGATTGCATCCAAGTCGGGAAGTAATCAGAATCGCCCAGATACCGAGGAGAGATTTGTGGATTTTTATCAAGTTTTGGGCaatcagagtttctcctcagggagacattattGGGAAGTAGATGTCCATCATTCCAATAACTGGATTATCGGGATGTGTTATGACTGTATATACAGGGACAAGGATGACTCCATTATTGGAAGGAATGACGTGTCCTGGGGTTTGGACAGGAAGGGTAAAAAGTATATCGCAGTGCATGACGATCATGAGACCGAACTTTCTGTCAATACTCCCGTGAAAAGAGTCCGggtatatctggattatgaggccggtcAGATCTCCTTCTATATGGTTGACCCCGACCGCCACCTCTACACCTTCAccgccaccttcactgagcccctctatGCTGTGTTGGGTGTATGCCATTCACATATAACATTGGTTTAA